A DNA window from Helianthus annuus cultivar XRQ/B chromosome 15, HanXRQr2.0-SUNRISE, whole genome shotgun sequence contains the following coding sequences:
- the LOC110913189 gene encoding uncharacterized protein LOC110913189 encodes MHSSQRSEFRCSGGRSFKLLPIQTLYSTDGGDTFAFAFKATYRRVKVVFHNPGVQEDPTCTSFGSHCNQRNGSSKIYQRKFGECGFEIGPHMFINFLTWVLLLPKIHGIVSLLPGWIIKSLKPAKSIDSKHFQVPKGLAAIELVGGRETAIAQIIRTIPNKLYKLSFTIGDAKNGCHGSMMVEAFVAKETLKVKYESIGKGGFKTASFEFEAISNRTRVTFYSAFYHTKLNDYGHFCGPVLDDVKVFPVHH; translated from the exons ATGCATAGCAGCCAAAG ATCGGAGTTTAGATGTAGCGGTGGTCGCAGTTTCAAACTTCTTCCCATTCAAACTTTGTATAGCACTGATGGCGGAGATACGTTTGCTTTTGCATTCAAGGCTACTTATAGGAGAGTGAAGGTCGTTTTTCATAATCCTGGTGTTCAAGAGGATCCGACTTGTACCTCTTTTGGATCCCATTGCAATCAAAGAAATGGTTCCTCTAAGATATACCAAAG GAAATTTGGTGAATGTGGATTTGAGATCGGGCCTCACATGTTCATAAACTTCTTAACATGGGTCCTCCTCCTTCCCAAAATACACGGCATAGTTTCACTGCTCCCCGGGTGGATAATCAAGTCACTGAAACCAGCAAAATCCATAGACTCAAAGCACTTTCAAGTACCCAAGGGCCTAGCTGCCATCGAGTTGGTTGGCGGTAGAGAAACCGCTATCGCGCAAATCATTCGCACCATCccaaacaaactgtacaaactatcATTCACCATTGGAGACGCCAAGAACGGGTGTCATGGATCGATGATGGTGGAGGCTTTCGTAGCAAAGGAAACCTTGAAAGTTAAATATGAGTCTATCGGGAAAGGCGGGTTTAAAACAGCAAGCTTTGAGTTTGAAGCCATTTCAAATAGAACAAGAGTTACATTCTATAGTGCTTTTTACCATACAAAGCTTAATGACTATGGTCACTTTTGTGGTCCTGTCTTGGATGATGTTAAGGTTTTTCCTGTTCATCATTAA